In the Streptomyces sp. SJL17-4 genome, GAGCAGCAGCGCCCCGGCGTGTTCGAGGAGCCGCTCCCCGGCCGGGGTCGGGGCGACGGGCCGACGGGTGAGCAGCGGCAGCGCGAGGTCGGCCTCCAGGGCGGCGATGTGCTGGGAGACGGCGGACTGGGTGTAGCCCAGCTCGCGGGCGGCCTCGGAGAAGGAGGCGAGCCGGGCGACGGTGACGTACGTGCGGAGCAGGTGCGGGTCCATGGGGAGGGCGGCTCAGGACCCGTCGGGGGAGGTGAGGAGAGAGCGGGCGTAGTGGGCGAGGGAGCGGTTGTAGCGGGGCAGCAGGGGTGCGAGGGCGCCGAGGGCGAGGGAGGCGGCCTCGCGGTCGCGCCCGGTGTCGGCGAGGGCGAGGGCGAGGAAGGCGTCGACGGCGCCGGAGAGCGCGGTCTCGTCGGCGTCGAGCTCGGCCGCGGGGATGTCGCGCTCGGCGGTGAGGAGTTCGACGCTGCGGTCGGGGCGGCCGAGGTTGCGCAGGCTGCTGGCGAGCTGGATGACGGCCCGGCGGCGGCGCAGACCGGTGAGGCCCTGGTCGAGGGCTCGCCGGTAGAGGCGCACGGCCTCCTCCGGCTCGCCGGTGGAGTCGTGGGCGGCGCCCAGTTCGAAGAGGGCGGCCGCGTCGTCGGGGCGCTCGGCGGCGAGGGCGGCGGCACGGGCGCGGAAGTCGGCGGGCTCGTACGTGTCGAGCCGCTCCCAGAGGGCGGCGACGCGGCGCTCCCAGTCGGGCAGTTCCTGATCGGTGGTCATACGGTCACCCTATCCAGCCCGGTATCAGCGTTCGTGATGGACAGTGCAGTGATCATCGTTGGACGTGAACGGGTGACGGCGCCAAGGATGGTCCCCATGAACAGCACGAACACCCTCCCTCACACCCCGCGGATCGCTCTGGTCGGCGACCGCTCCCCGCACGTCCGCTCCCACGTCCGGATTCCCGTCCTCCTCGACGCCCTCGCCGAGCGCGACGGCCTCGCCCTCGACGCGTACTGGATCCCGACCGGGGACGCGGAGACACCCGGCGCGGTGAAGGGCTTCGACGCGGTGTGGGTGCTCCCGGGGAGCCCGTACGCGAGCGAGGCGGGGGCGCTGGCCGCGATCCGCACGGCCCGTGAGGACGGGATCCCGTTCCTCGGCACCTGCGGCGGTTTCCAGCACGCGCTCCTGGAGTACGCGCGGGACGTCTGCGGTCTGACCGGTGCGGCACACGCGGAGAACGACCCGTCGGCGGACGTCGGCGACCTGCTGATCGCCCCCCTCGCCTGCTCGCTGGTGGGCCACGAGGGAGTCGTACGCGTCACCCCGGGCTCGCTCGCCGAGCAGGCCCTCGGCGCGGAGCGGACCACCGAGCGCTACCACTGCAACTACGGCCCCGACAGCCGCCATCTGGACACCCTGCGGGCCCACGGCATGCGGTTCACGGGCGCGGACGAGGAGGGCGGCATCCGCATCGCCGAACTCCCCTCGCACCCCTTCTTCCTCGCGACCCTCTTCCAGCCGGAACTGGCCGGCGACGGCACCCGCCCGCACCCGCTGATCCGGGCGCTGGCGGTGGCGGCGGCGAAGCACGCGGCGGGGTGGCCGAGGGTGCCCGTCGCCGTGCCGGTCGCGGGGTAGCCCAGAGCGCCCGTCGCCGTGCCGGTCGCACGGGGGTCAGCCGGCCCGGCGACGGGAGGAGCGGGTCAGTGCCAGGCCGCCGAGGACGGCGGCGACCAGCCCCATGAGGAGGGCCACGAAAGCCCCGCCCAGTCCGTTGCCGGAGCCGATGGCCCCCTCGGAGGTGGCCACGACGGTCCCGCCGACGGCCAGGGCGATCAGCCCCGCCGCGAGCGCGGCGAAGGCCCCGGTCCGCGCGGAGCCGGAGCCGATGACGGTGCCGGTACGGCCGACGGCGCGGGCCAGCGCCCGTCCGCCGACGGCGACGCCGACGAGGCCCAGCAGGGTGGCCACGATGGCTCCGACCCGACCGGAGCTCAGGGAGAGGACGTCGGCGGCGATGACGGTGGCAGTGTCTGGGGACATGGGGGACATGGGGTGCTCCTTCACTACGGCGGGTTGCTCTCCGATCGTGTCCGCCGCCCCCGCTTCCGGTCGTCCCCCGCGCGCAGACACTGTGCCCTTCCGCAGCCGTCGTAGCCGACTGCCGCGGACGCCGCAGGAGCCGCGGAACTACCGCGTGCGCGGTATGCGGTCGGTCCTCCTCGCGCGGGACTCACCCGCGTCGGCGCCCGGCTAGGGTCCACGCATGAACAGGCAACGCATCGGTGTCACGGACTGGGCGATCGCCGTCGGCGTGACGGCGGCCCTGCTGTTCGCCGGGCTGCGGCAGCAAGGGCCCACGCAGCTCGATCCACTGGGCTACGCGTTGCTGGTCGGCGGCGGTCTCGCTCTGGTCTGGGGCCGCCGGGCTCCCGTCACCGTGCTGGCCGTGACCGCGGTCTGCGCGCTGGGCCACCAGGTGATCGGTTTCGACGCGCCCGCCGTGGCCTATCTGTTCGCCGTGTACGCCGCTGTGCGGGCGGGACACCGCGTCGTCGCGGTGGCCGGTTCCGTGATCATGCCGGTTGCCGTGACGCTCGCGCTGCTCGCCTCCCCTCACGACCTGACCATGGGCGAGGCGTTGACGCGGACCCGGGACGTCCTCCAACTGGCCTGGCTGATCGCCGCCGGGGCGGCGGGTGAGGCGCTGCGCCAGGCCGAGCGCCGGGCGGACGAGGCCGAGCGCACCCGGGAGGAGACCGCGCGGCGCCGCGCCGACGAGGAACGGCTGCACATCGCCCGGGAGCTGCACGACTCGCTCACCCACCAGATCTCCGTCATCAAGGTGCAGGCCGAGGTGGCCGTCCACCTGGCCGGCCGGCGGGGCGAGCAGGTGCCGGAGGCCCTGCTCGTGATCCGCGAGGCCGGACGTGAAGCGGCACGGGAACTGCGGGCGACGCTGGAGGCACTGCGCGACGACGACAAGAACCCGCCGCGTGGGCTCGCCGACGTACCGGAACTGGTACGGCGGGCCCGGGCGCCCGGTCTGGACGCGCGGCTGACCGTCGAGGGGCACCGGTCCGACGTGCCCGCCGCGGTGGACCGGACGGCGTACCGGATCGTCCAGGAGTCGCTGACCAACGTCGCCCGGCATGCCGCCGCCACCACCGCGTCGGTCCGGATCGACCACCGTCCCGACGCCCTTGTCATCCGGGTCGACGACGACGGCGGGGCGAGGCCGGACACCGTACCGGTGCCCGGTGTCGGACTGCTCGGGATGCGCGAGCGGGTCACCGCCCTGGGTGGCCGGCTGCGAGCGGAACCGCGCCCCGGGGGCGGGTTCACCGTCCGGGCCGAACTTCCCGTGGAGCGCACGTCCCTCCCGTCGAGCCGCACGTCCCCGCCGTCGGAGCGCACGCCGTGATCCGTGTCCTGCTGGTCGACGACCAGCCACTCATCCGCAGTGGGTTCCGCGCCCTCCTCGACATCGAGGACGACATCGAGGTGGTGGCCGAGGCGGGCGACGGACGGGAGGGTCTTGCTCTGGCCAGGGAGCACCTGCCCGACATCGCGCTCGTCGACATCCAGATGCCGGTCGTCGACGGCATCGAGACGACCCGGCGCATCGCCGCGGACCCGGACCTGGCCGGGGTGCACGTCGTCGTCCTCACCAACTACGGGCTCGACGAGTACGTCTTCGACGCGCTCCGCGCCGGCGCGGCCGGTTTCCTCGTCAAGGACATCGTCCCCGAGGACTTCCTGCACGCCGTGCGGGTCGCCGCGCGCGGCGATGCCCTGCTCGCGCCGTCGATCACCCGCAAGCTCATCGACCGGTACGTCTCCCAGCCACCGTCCGGGCGTGCCCGTACGGGGCTGAAGGAGTTGACCAACCGTGAGCGCGAGGCCGTCGTCCTGGTCGCGCGAGGACTCTCCAACGACGAGATCGCCGCCACCATGGTGATCACCCCGCTGACCGCGAAGACCCACATCAACCGCGCCATGACCAAGCTGGACGCCCGTGACCGCGCCCAGCTCGTCGTCCTGGCCTACGAATCGGGCCTGGTGACGCCGGGGAGTCCCGGTTCGGCCTAGGACATGGGCACCACGAGGTGGGCGCGGTCGCGGCCGGGGGCGATCAGGCGGGCGTTCGCCTCGTCCGAGTCCCGCACCCAGCGTTCGGCGCGGGCGCGGTCCTTGCCGAAGCGGACGTGACGGTCGACGAGCCGGGGGACGCGGCGCCGGGCGTCCAGGTCGAGGTACCAGGCCTCGTCGAGGAGCGGCAGGACGCCGGCCCAGGCGCCCTCGTCGTACAGCAGGTAGTTGCCCTCGGTGACGACCAGCGGTATCTCGGGGCCGACGGGTATCGCCCCGGCGATCGGCTCCTCCAGGGCGCGGTCGAAGGCGGGGGCGTAGACGGTGGTGCCGGGGGCGGGGGCGCGCAGCCTGGCGAGGAGCGCGAGGTACCCGGCGGCGTCGAAGGTGTCGGGCGCGCCCTTGCGGCCGGCCCGGCCGAGGCGGTCCAGTTCGGCCTGGGCCAGGTGGAAGCCGTCCATGGGGACGAGGACGGCGAGCCCGTCGAGGCGGGCGACGAGCCGCGCGGCGAGCGTGGACTTCCCCGCGCCGGGCGCGCCGGCGAGCCCGAGGATGCGGCGGGGCGGGCGGCCGTCCCCGGGGCGCTCGGCGAGGGCCCGCGCCCGAGCGGCGAGGCGGTCGAACTGCTGCGCGTCCATGCGGGGCATTCTCGCACCGGCGACGGGGGCAGGGCCCGCGCTCCCCAGGCGCGGCCGACGCCCGGGTCCCGCCGACCGACGGGCCCCGACGACCGACCGTCCGGTCCCGCCGACCGACGGCCCGGTCCCGAGGGCCGACCGCCGACGGCCCCGTCCCGACCCTCCCCCGCCTCCCCCGGACCCTCGTTCGTACCCTCCATCCGGCGAGGGTCCCGCTCGGGTCGACTCGGGTTGACGCGGGTAGATTCCTGCCGCTTCCGCGTATTACGTTGGGGTAATGCCGTCCATCGCACTCGTCACCCTCGTCGTCCGTGATTACGACGAGGCCATCGCCTTCTACACCGACGCCCTCGGATTCGACCTGGTCGAGGACACCGACCGGGGCGACGGCAGCCGCTGGGTCGTCGTCCGCCCGCCCGGCGCGGCCGGGGTCGGCGGACTCGGGAACGCGGGCCTGCTCCTGGCCCGCGCCAAGAACGACTCCGAGGAGGCGTCCGTCGGCAACCAGACGGGCGGCCGGGTCGGCTTCTTCCTCCACACCGAGGACTTCGCCCGCGACCACACGCGGATGACGGCTGCGGGCGTCAAGTTCCTGGAGGACCCGCGGCACGAGCCGTACGGCTCGGTCGCCGTCTTCGAGGACCTGTACGGCAACCGCTGGGACCTCCTCCAGCCGGCCGACCCTGCCGCGTAGCGCCTAACCCAGGAGCGCGAGCAGCTGCCCCACCGCGTCCACGACGGGCTGCCCCACCGCGCCGACGGCGGCGGCGATCTGCGCGACCGACGCCAGGACGAGGCCGCGCTGCCGCAGGGCGGCGCGGTCGGGGGTGAGCTCGGACAGGGCCTCGTCGACGGTCTGCGCCTGCTCCGGGGTGAGGTGGGGCCGCAGGCCCTGGAGGAGACGGGTGAGCTCTTCGACTGCCGCGCGGAGCCGGTCGTCCTGACCGCCGCCGACGGTGCCGTAGTTGATGCCGATGTTTTCGTTGCCCCCGTTCATGTTGACCACGGGGCCGTAATTGTTCGTCGTCTCGCCGCTCACAGGTTGATCCCCCTGTTGTTCCGGCCGCCGTTCATATTGACCACGGGGCCGTAGTTGTTCGTGTTGTTGAACTGCCGTACGACCGTGCTGAACTCGGCGGCCGGGTTGTCGATCGCCCTGGCGATCAGTCCGGCGATGTCCCGCAGCTCCTCCATGCTGGGCAGCGTCACGAGCACCGCGGAACCGCTGGACAGCTCGACGGCCAGCGCCGGCTTCGCCGGCTCGAAGAGGTCCCTGAGGAGGAACCCGGCGAGCACGACCACCACGACGATGAGGATGCCCGGGTTGTCGCGGAGATCGGAACGGGTCTGGGCGTCACTCGCTCCCAAGAGCGCGGCGTAGACGAGCGCGACGACGAGGAGCCACTTCAGGAAGCGCAGGAAGGCCGCGCCCCGGTCGGGCTTGATCCTGTACGTCTCGACGCGGGTGATGTTGTGCAGGGGGAAGGCCGCCGGCCCCACCCACAGCATCCGGCGGCTGACCCGGAGATGCAGGGGGGCTCCCTTGCGGGGGTCCGGCTCCGTCGAGGCCGGCCCCGACGGCGGACCCGGCGGACCGGACGGCGGCCCCGGCGGTGGCCCCGGCGGCATGGGCGGTCCCACGTTCCCTGTGACGGC is a window encoding:
- a CDS encoding tetratricopeptide repeat protein, with the translated sequence MTTDQELPDWERRVAALWERLDTYEPADFRARAAALAAERPDDAAALFELGAAHDSTGEPEEAVRLYRRALDQGLTGLRRRRAVIQLASSLRNLGRPDRSVELLTAERDIPAAELDADETALSGAVDAFLALALADTGRDREAASLALGALAPLLPRYNRSLAHYARSLLTSPDGS
- a CDS encoding DUF6223 family protein, with the translated sequence MSPDTATVIAADVLSLSSGRVGAIVATLLGLVGVAVGGRALARAVGRTGTVIGSGSARTGAFAALAAGLIALAVGGTVVATSEGAIGSGNGLGGAFVALLMGLVAAVLGGLALTRSSRRRAG
- a CDS encoding sensor histidine kinase, with translation MNRQRIGVTDWAIAVGVTAALLFAGLRQQGPTQLDPLGYALLVGGGLALVWGRRAPVTVLAVTAVCALGHQVIGFDAPAVAYLFAVYAAVRAGHRVVAVAGSVIMPVAVTLALLASPHDLTMGEALTRTRDVLQLAWLIAAGAAGEALRQAERRADEAERTREETARRRADEERLHIARELHDSLTHQISVIKVQAEVAVHLAGRRGEQVPEALLVIREAGREAARELRATLEALRDDDKNPPRGLADVPELVRRARAPGLDARLTVEGHRSDVPAAVDRTAYRIVQESLTNVARHAAATTASVRIDHRPDALVIRVDDDGGARPDTVPVPGVGLLGMRERVTALGGRLRAEPRPGGGFTVRAELPVERTSLPSSRTSPPSERTP
- a CDS encoding response regulator transcription factor, with product MIRVLLVDDQPLIRSGFRALLDIEDDIEVVAEAGDGREGLALAREHLPDIALVDIQMPVVDGIETTRRIAADPDLAGVHVVVLTNYGLDEYVFDALRAGAAGFLVKDIVPEDFLHAVRVAARGDALLAPSITRKLIDRYVSQPPSGRARTGLKELTNREREAVVLVARGLSNDEIAATMVITPLTAKTHINRAMTKLDARDRAQLVVLAYESGLVTPGSPGSA
- a CDS encoding nucleoside/nucleotide kinase family protein, translated to MPRMDAQQFDRLAARARALAERPGDGRPPRRILGLAGAPGAGKSTLAARLVARLDGLAVLVPMDGFHLAQAELDRLGRAGRKGAPDTFDAAGYLALLARLRAPAPGTTVYAPAFDRALEEPIAGAIPVGPEIPLVVTEGNYLLYDEGAWAGVLPLLDEAWYLDLDARRRVPRLVDRHVRFGKDRARAERWVRDSDEANARLIAPGRDRAHLVVPMS
- a CDS encoding VOC family protein, whose amino-acid sequence is MPSIALVTLVVRDYDEAIAFYTDALGFDLVEDTDRGDGSRWVVVRPPGAAGVGGLGNAGLLLARAKNDSEEASVGNQTGGRVGFFLHTEDFARDHTRMTAAGVKFLEDPRHEPYGSVAVFEDLYGNRWDLLQPADPAA
- a CDS encoding DUF6232 family protein, encoding MAVTGNVGPPMPPGPPPGPPSGPPGPPSGPASTEPDPRKGAPLHLRVSRRMLWVGPAAFPLHNITRVETYRIKPDRGAAFLRFLKWLLVVALVYAALLGASDAQTRSDLRDNPGILIVVVVVLAGFLLRDLFEPAKPALAVELSSGSAVLVTLPSMEELRDIAGLIARAIDNPAAEFSTVVRQFNNTNNYGPVVNMNGGRNNRGINL